One genomic window of Niveibacterium sp. SC-1 includes the following:
- a CDS encoding LLM class flavin-dependent oxidoreductase — protein sequence MSKRKIRLGAFLPGAGHHAAAWRHPDAQADGGINIGHYKRIAQTAERGLFDTIFLADGLAAGFGAGAESGKQAYGGSFEPVTLFSALSVVTERIGFVATASTTYEDPFILARKFASLDHISAGRAGWNVVTTGSSAAAGNFGLTSHPVHADRYDRAREFVDVVKGLWDSWEDDAFTRDKASGQFFDPAKRHELGHVGKHFSVRGPLNVPRPPQGHPVVVQAGSSETGKEFAAETAEVIFTAQQTLEEAQAFYRDVKGRLAKYGRRPEQLLIMPGVFPVIGRTEEEAQEKYERLQSLILPEVGIALLSGLSGGVDLSGYDVDGPVPELPETENMKSRQALMLDIARKHNFTIRQLYLWVAGARGHWTIVGSVEQIADQLQAWFENEAADGFNVMPPWLPGGLDDFVELLVPELQRRGLFRTAYEGHTLRENLGLARPGNRFVQTPSREAVAA from the coding sequence ATGAGCAAGCGCAAGATCCGACTCGGCGCCTTTCTTCCTGGCGCGGGCCACCACGCCGCCGCATGGCGCCACCCCGATGCGCAGGCCGATGGCGGCATCAACATCGGCCATTACAAGCGCATTGCGCAGACCGCGGAGCGCGGTTTGTTCGACACGATCTTTCTCGCCGACGGGCTCGCAGCAGGTTTCGGCGCGGGCGCGGAGAGTGGCAAGCAGGCTTACGGCGGCAGCTTCGAGCCGGTGACCTTGTTCTCCGCGCTGTCAGTGGTGACCGAGCGCATCGGTTTCGTCGCGACGGCCTCCACCACCTACGAAGACCCTTTCATCCTCGCGCGCAAGTTCGCGTCGCTCGATCACATCTCGGCCGGGCGTGCAGGCTGGAACGTGGTGACGACGGGCTCTTCGGCGGCGGCGGGCAACTTCGGTTTGACCTCCCATCCGGTGCACGCGGATCGCTACGACCGTGCGCGCGAGTTCGTGGATGTGGTGAAGGGGCTGTGGGACAGCTGGGAGGACGATGCCTTCACGCGCGACAAGGCGAGCGGCCAGTTCTTCGATCCGGCGAAGCGGCATGAGCTGGGCCACGTGGGCAAGCACTTCTCGGTGCGTGGTCCGTTGAACGTGCCGCGTCCGCCGCAGGGCCATCCGGTGGTGGTGCAGGCGGGGTCGAGCGAGACGGGCAAGGAGTTCGCGGCCGAGACGGCCGAGGTGATCTTCACTGCCCAGCAGACGCTGGAGGAGGCACAGGCCTTCTACCGTGACGTGAAGGGTCGGCTCGCGAAGTACGGCCGCCGTCCGGAGCAGCTCCTGATCATGCCGGGCGTGTTCCCGGTGATTGGCCGCACCGAGGAGGAGGCACAGGAGAAATACGAGCGCCTGCAGTCGCTGATCCTGCCTGAGGTGGGCATCGCGCTGCTTTCCGGCCTGTCGGGTGGTGTGGACCTGTCGGGCTACGACGTGGATGGTCCGGTGCCGGAGCTGCCGGAGACCGAGAATATGAAGAGCCGCCAGGCGCTGATGCTCGACATCGCGCGCAAGCACAACTTCACCATCCGCCAGCTCTACCTGTGGGTGGCGGGGGCACGCGGGCACTGGACCATCGTGGGCTCGGTGGAGCAGATCGCCGACCAGCTCCAGGCCTGGTTCGAGAACGAGGCGGCGGATGGTTTCAACGTGATGCCGCCGTGGCTGCCGGGGGGGCTGGACGACTTCGTCGAGCTGCTGGTGCCCGAGTTGCAGCGCCGTGGTCTCTTCCGCACGGCCTACGAGGGCCACACGCTGCGCGAAAACCTCGGACTCGCGCGTCCCGGCAATCGCTTCGTGCAGACCCCTTCGCGCGAAGCCGTCGCGGCTTGA
- a CDS encoding transglycosylase domain-containing protein — translation MPTPFWPWFKSAAQVALLRLRHPSRRDLLLLLLVPPALLFLWVLVLVPFTPSISDIRKAREEAPTLVLTSDGKTLAEFKRGNRDWVPLAAISPQAIDALIATEDRRFYSHHGIDFRRVVGATIATLKGDTQGGSTITQQLARNLFPEEIGRRQNLTRKIKEAITALKIEALYTKPQILEAYLNTVPFLYNAYGIDMAAHTYFDKPARELNLVESATLVGMLKGTSYYNPVRNPDRARDRRNVVLALMAKQDKLSAERYAALARRPLKLDFERQSMEPGPAAHFTTQLKQWLIDWADRHDYDIYTDGLVVRTTIDWRLQTFATRAVELRGRQLQAIADAAWGGRWRAGDSVIDALVRDSADFTAATAAGEAPDVALKRLQHDAAFMRRLREEKARIEAGFLAIDPRTGAIRAWVGSRDYAKDAYDHVHQARRQPGSTFKPFVYGAAFEMGLKAEDTFLDAPVEIPLPGGGVWRPDDAQPPTGEPMNLSTALALSRNRITAQVMQKVGPARTARLARQMGVRESKLDEVPALALGTSPVTLYEMVAAYASIANAGHYLAPVMVMRIENRKGEVLEEFQPAAPETALSAEAEDTLLDAMRGVIERGTGTAIRNRFGVRGDLAGKTGTTQANTDGWFILMHPQLVAGAWVGFNDARITLRSDYWGQGAHSALPMVGDFFHRAQAARLIDPDARFTRARDATFAGRLRAWYGSLFGTGDAPEAVQSRPATPRAAASEVPAMEEPASAASSPAASAPAANPDVSPPAEPTPDLAPLPAASDAAGSLPHDAGVQLPAPAPPTASAPVGGE, via the coding sequence TTGCCCACTCCGTTCTGGCCCTGGTTCAAATCCGCCGCACAGGTGGCCCTGCTCCGCCTGCGGCATCCGAGCCGGCGTGATCTCCTGCTTCTTTTGCTGGTGCCGCCCGCGCTGCTCTTCCTGTGGGTGTTGGTGCTGGTTCCGTTCACGCCCAGCATCTCGGATATCCGCAAGGCACGCGAAGAGGCGCCGACGCTGGTGCTAACTAGCGATGGCAAGACGCTGGCGGAGTTCAAACGGGGGAACCGGGACTGGGTGCCGCTGGCGGCGATCTCGCCGCAGGCGATCGATGCGCTGATCGCGACCGAGGACCGTCGCTTCTATTCGCACCACGGCATCGACTTCCGCCGCGTCGTCGGGGCCACGATCGCGACCTTGAAAGGTGATACGCAAGGCGGCTCCACGATCACGCAGCAGCTCGCGCGCAATCTCTTTCCCGAGGAGATCGGGCGCCGCCAGAACCTGACCCGCAAGATCAAGGAAGCGATCACGGCCTTGAAGATCGAGGCGCTCTACACGAAGCCGCAGATCCTCGAGGCCTACCTGAACACGGTGCCCTTCCTCTACAACGCCTACGGCATCGACATGGCGGCGCACACTTACTTCGACAAGCCGGCGCGCGAGCTGAACCTGGTGGAGAGCGCGACGCTGGTCGGCATGCTCAAGGGCACGAGTTACTACAACCCGGTGCGCAATCCGGACCGTGCGCGCGATCGGCGCAACGTGGTGCTCGCATTGATGGCGAAGCAGGACAAGCTCTCGGCCGAGCGCTACGCGGCGCTGGCCCGCCGTCCGCTCAAGCTGGATTTCGAACGTCAATCGATGGAACCCGGCCCGGCTGCGCACTTCACGACGCAGCTGAAACAGTGGCTCATCGACTGGGCGGACCGCCACGACTACGACATCTACACCGATGGACTGGTGGTGCGCACGACCATCGACTGGCGGCTGCAGACCTTCGCCACGCGCGCGGTCGAGCTGCGCGGGCGCCAGTTGCAGGCGATTGCCGATGCCGCCTGGGGCGGCCGATGGCGCGCCGGCGACAGCGTGATCGATGCGCTGGTGCGCGACAGCGCGGATTTCACCGCGGCCACCGCAGCGGGCGAAGCGCCAGACGTCGCGCTCAAGCGCCTGCAGCACGATGCGGCCTTCATGCGCCGGCTGCGCGAGGAGAAGGCGCGCATCGAGGCGGGCTTTCTCGCGATCGATCCGCGTACCGGCGCGATCCGCGCCTGGGTCGGCAGCCGTGACTACGCCAAGGATGCCTACGATCACGTGCATCAGGCGCGGCGCCAACCCGGCTCCACCTTCAAGCCTTTTGTCTATGGCGCCGCCTTCGAGATGGGCCTCAAGGCCGAGGACACCTTCCTCGATGCCCCGGTGGAGATCCCGCTCCCCGGTGGTGGCGTGTGGCGACCGGACGACGCCCAGCCGCCCACCGGCGAGCCGATGAACCTGAGCACGGCGCTCGCCTTGTCTCGCAACCGCATCACCGCGCAGGTGATGCAAAAGGTCGGCCCCGCTCGCACGGCGCGCCTCGCCCGCCAGATGGGTGTGCGCGAAAGCAAGCTGGACGAAGTACCCGCGCTGGCCCTGGGCACCAGCCCGGTGACGCTCTACGAGATGGTGGCGGCCTACGCCAGCATCGCGAACGCGGGCCACTACCTGGCGCCGGTGATGGTCATGCGGATCGAGAACCGCAAGGGCGAAGTGTTGGAAGAGTTCCAGCCGGCGGCGCCGGAGACTGCCTTGTCGGCGGAAGCCGAAGACACCTTGCTCGACGCGATGCGTGGCGTCATCGAGCGCGGCACCGGCACCGCGATCCGCAACCGCTTCGGTGTGCGCGGCGACCTGGCTGGCAAGACCGGCACCACCCAGGCCAACACCGACGGCTGGTTCATCCTGATGCATCCGCAACTGGTGGCCGGCGCATGGGTGGGCTTCAACGATGCGCGCATCACCCTGCGCAGCGACTACTGGGGCCAGGGCGCGCACAGCGCCCTGCCCATGGTGGGGGACTTCTTCCATCGCGCACAGGCTGCCCGGCTGATCGACCCCGATGCGCGATTCACCCGCGCACGGGACGCCACCTTCGCGGGCCGCCTGCGGGCCTGGTATGGGTCGCTCTTCGGCACCGGCGATGCGCCGGAGGCCGTGCAGTCGCGCCCGGCTACGCCGCGCGCTGCCGCGAGCGAGGTGCCTGCGATGGAAGAGCCCGCTTCCGCGGCTTCCTCACCTGCCGCTTCTGCGCCCGCCGCGAACCCGGACGTCAGCCCGCCGGCCGAGCCGACGCCGGACCTTGCCCCGCTTCCCGCGGCGAGCGACGCGGCGGGCTCGCTACCGCACGACGCCGGTGTGCAGCTGCCGGCGCCCGCGCCGCCCACCGCCAGCGCCCCCGTCGGCGGCGAATAG
- a CDS encoding DUF1801 domain-containing protein, protein MSGSKHSAKVDAYIEEAEDFAKPVFAHLRALIHEMCPEVVEEIKWGIPHFDYKGDMMCIFAVYKKHCSFTFYKDALMSDARLKANADHPAAKRFMGKLTDVADLPSDQELKSWIKEAMALNEQGMKVPARESKTPREVGMSAAFSERLSANPTIAKIFEGKSASFQKEYNVWIGEAKTEATRDKRIEEAMAWIAEGKGRFWKYAKV, encoded by the coding sequence ATGTCCGGTTCCAAGCACAGCGCCAAGGTCGACGCCTATATCGAAGAGGCCGAAGACTTCGCGAAACCCGTCTTCGCTCACCTGCGCGCCCTCATCCACGAAATGTGCCCAGAGGTAGTCGAGGAGATCAAATGGGGCATTCCGCACTTCGACTACAAAGGCGACATGATGTGCATCTTTGCCGTCTACAAGAAGCACTGCTCGTTCACGTTCTACAAGGACGCACTGATGAGCGATGCGCGCCTCAAGGCCAACGCCGACCACCCCGCCGCGAAGCGCTTCATGGGAAAGCTGACTGACGTCGCCGATCTGCCCTCAGACCAAGAGCTCAAATCCTGGATCAAGGAAGCCATGGCGCTCAACGAGCAGGGCATGAAGGTTCCGGCGCGAGAATCCAAAACTCCCAGAGAAGTCGGAATGTCCGCGGCATTCTCGGAGAGGCTTTCAGCCAACCCGACTATCGCCAAGATCTTTGAAGGCAAATCGGCATCCTTTCAAAAGGAATACAACGTCTGGATCGGCGAGGCCAAGACTGAGGCGACACGCGACAAGCGTATCGAGGAAGCGATGGCCTGGATCGCTGAGGGAAAGGGTCGTTTCTGGAAGTACGCCAAGGTGTGA
- a CDS encoding metalloregulator ArsR/SmtB family transcription factor, with product MENYQSLNSVFHALADPTRRSVIARLGSGSASIKELAEPFGLGLPSFLKHIKVLESSGLIASEKVGRVRTCKLRRANLIAAQKWFDEQRAAWESRYDNLDNLLTSLKGEDES from the coding sequence ATGGAGAACTATCAGTCGCTCAACAGCGTGTTCCACGCATTGGCCGACCCTACGAGGCGATCAGTGATTGCGAGGCTCGGTAGCGGTTCGGCCTCCATCAAGGAGTTGGCAGAACCCTTCGGCCTGGGGCTGCCTTCCTTCCTGAAGCACATCAAGGTTCTCGAAAGCAGTGGCCTCATTGCGTCCGAAAAAGTGGGGCGAGTCCGAACCTGCAAACTGAGGCGTGCGAACTTGATCGCTGCCCAGAAGTGGTTCGACGAGCAACGCGCGGCTTGGGAAAGCCGATATGACAATCTCGACAACCTACTAACTTCCCTGAAAGGCGAAGATGAAAGCTGA
- a CDS encoding SRPBCC domain-containing protein codes for MKAELRFDFLVDEEKSTLTITREFAAKRQPVWDCHTKSELLDRWFAPKPLATKTKSMDFREGGHWHYAMIEPNGQEYWSRIDYQTIHPIDNYTLLDGFSDDTGALNPDLPRSRWKVTFSDLKAHTLVETIVSYKSPEALQQVIKMGMKEGLTSTLERLDELLLTLN; via the coding sequence ATGAAAGCTGAGCTTCGGTTTGACTTCCTTGTTGACGAGGAGAAAAGCACTCTCACGATCACACGGGAATTTGCTGCCAAACGGCAACCGGTTTGGGACTGCCACACGAAGAGCGAACTTCTTGATCGGTGGTTTGCGCCCAAACCCCTGGCCACGAAAACCAAGTCCATGGATTTCAGGGAAGGTGGGCATTGGCACTACGCGATGATCGAGCCCAATGGGCAGGAGTACTGGAGCCGGATTGACTACCAAACCATCCACCCGATCGACAACTACACCTTGCTTGACGGATTCAGCGACGACACCGGGGCGTTGAACCCTGATTTGCCCAGATCCAGATGGAAGGTCACTTTCTCGGATCTCAAGGCGCATACCCTCGTCGAGACAATCGTTTCCTATAAGTCGCCTGAAGCGCTCCAACAGGTCATCAAGATGGGAATGAAGGAAGGTCTGACCTCGACGCTGGAACGTCTGGACGAGCTTCTTTTGACGCTCAACTGA
- a CDS encoding aldo/keto reductase, producing MSAIAQRRLGQSGLFVSAVGLGTNNFGGRLDLEASRKVIHRALDEGINFFDTADVYGNKGGSEQILGEVLGERRKDVILATKFGNLVDEAAGIQGASRRSIFLAVEASLRRLKTDWIDLYQVHKPDPDTPIAETVAALGELVRQGKVRYIGLSNFAPWQIVEAQHVARQLGVSPFLTSQDEYSLLHRAPEGERAQVLERYGLSLLPFFPLANGLLTGKYKRNEPAPSDSRLAKVSNLSERYLHERNLAKVEKLQQFANAHGRTLLELAFSWLASKPFVASVIAGASTAEQAGLNAKAANWVLAQEELGELEKVLEG from the coding sequence ATGAGCGCCATCGCACAACGCCGCCTCGGCCAGTCCGGCCTCTTCGTCTCGGCCGTCGGCCTGGGTACCAACAACTTCGGCGGCCGCCTCGACCTCGAAGCCTCGCGCAAGGTGATCCACCGCGCGCTGGACGAAGGCATCAACTTCTTCGACACCGCCGACGTGTACGGCAACAAGGGCGGTTCCGAGCAGATCCTCGGCGAAGTCCTGGGCGAGCGCCGCAAGGACGTGATCCTCGCGACCAAGTTCGGCAACCTCGTCGACGAGGCCGCCGGCATCCAGGGCGCCTCCCGCCGCAGCATCTTCCTCGCCGTTGAAGCCAGCCTGCGTCGTCTGAAGACCGACTGGATCGACCTCTACCAGGTCCACAAACCGGATCCCGACACGCCGATCGCCGAGACCGTGGCCGCGCTCGGCGAGCTCGTGCGCCAGGGCAAGGTCCGCTACATCGGCCTCTCCAACTTCGCCCCCTGGCAGATCGTCGAAGCCCAACACGTCGCCCGCCAGCTCGGCGTGAGCCCCTTCCTCACCAGCCAGGACGAATACAGCCTGCTGCATCGTGCGCCCGAGGGCGAACGCGCCCAGGTGCTGGAACGCTACGGCCTCTCCCTGCTGCCCTTCTTCCCGCTCGCCAACGGTCTGCTCACCGGCAAGTACAAACGCAACGAACCCGCGCCATCCGACAGCCGCCTCGCCAAGGTCAGCAACCTCTCCGAGCGCTACCTGCACGAACGCAATCTCGCCAAGGTGGAAAAGCTGCAGCAGTTTGCCAACGCGCACGGACGGACCTTGCTGGAACTGGCGTTCAGCTGGCTGGCGTCGAAACCCTTTGTGGCGAGCGTGATTGCCGGGGCTTCGACGGCGGAGCAGGCGGGCTTGAACGCGAAGGCCGCCAACTGGGTGTTGGCGCAGGAAGAGCTCGGAGAGCTGGAGAAGGTGCTGGAGGGCTGA
- a CDS encoding aldo/keto reductase, with translation MSVPHTRFGNTGLKVSRLGLGTMTFGLQTEEAFSHRILDTAAEAGINLIDTADVYPLGGGLPTAGRTEEIVGAWLKGRRQHFVLATKAVGKVGPAAWNQGASRKHLVEAVDASLRRLGTDYIDLYQLHSDDAETPLDETIAALDDIVRSGKVRYVGVSNFLAYRLARALGKQDLKGLARFVSVQPRYSLLFREIERELLPLAQEEGLAVIPYNPLAGGLLTGKHQRGKPTEGTRFTLGTAADRYQDRYWNEPAFATVDRLHSLAREAGLPLTTLALAWVLANPAVTAPLIGASRPEQLADSVAAAKLTLDPALKQRLDELTHDYRRGDAAR, from the coding sequence ATGAGTGTTCCCCATACACGTTTCGGCAACACGGGCCTGAAGGTTTCGCGTCTTGGCCTGGGCACGATGACCTTCGGCCTCCAGACCGAAGAGGCCTTCTCGCATCGCATTCTCGACACCGCCGCGGAAGCCGGCATCAACCTGATCGACACCGCTGACGTCTATCCGCTCGGCGGCGGTCTGCCCACCGCGGGCCGCACCGAAGAGATCGTCGGCGCCTGGCTCAAAGGCCGCCGTCAGCACTTCGTGCTTGCCACCAAGGCGGTGGGGAAGGTTGGGCCCGCGGCCTGGAACCAGGGCGCCTCGCGCAAGCACCTGGTGGAGGCGGTGGACGCCTCGCTGCGCCGGCTCGGTACGGACTACATCGACCTCTATCAACTGCACTCGGACGATGCCGAAACGCCGCTGGACGAAACTATTGCTGCGCTCGACGACATCGTGCGCAGCGGCAAGGTGCGCTATGTCGGCGTCTCCAACTTCCTTGCTTATCGTCTGGCACGAGCACTGGGCAAACAGGACCTGAAAGGGCTCGCGCGCTTCGTCTCCGTGCAGCCGCGCTACAGCCTGCTGTTCCGCGAGATCGAGCGCGAACTGCTGCCGCTCGCGCAGGAGGAGGGGCTTGCGGTGATTCCATACAACCCGCTCGCGGGGGGACTCCTCACCGGCAAGCATCAGCGCGGCAAGCCGACCGAGGGAACGCGTTTTACGCTCGGCACTGCGGCCGACCGCTACCAGGATCGCTACTGGAACGAACCCGCGTTCGCCACCGTGGACCGGCTGCACAGCCTCGCGCGCGAAGCCGGCCTGCCGCTCACCACGCTCGCGCTCGCCTGGGTGCTGGCCAACCCGGCAGTCACCGCGCCGCTGATCGGTGCGAGCCGCCCCGAGCAGCTCGCCGACAGCGTTGCGGCCGCGAAGCTCACGCTCGATCCCGCACTCAAGCAGCGTCTCGACGAACTCACCCATGACTACCGCCGCGGCGACGCCGCACGCTGA